The genomic region GGATGAGGGAGCGGTCCATGTTCACCACTACGACCCCCGGGGGAAGCTTGATCTGCTCCTTGCTGATCTGGATGCTGTTGTTCCCTTCCTTCACCTTGGAAAGGTCGAGGTCCACCACGATGTCGAGCTGTTTGGGCGAGACGAGGTTCGAAAACGACTTGAGCTGCAGGTCGACCTGGTCCGGGTAGCTGCGGGTCAAGGTGAGCGTGTCGGGGAGGTTATGGAAGGTGACCGGTGCAGTTATGGTCAGGATCTCACCCTGGCGGAAGGTGATCAGCAGCCAGCAGATAACCACCGTGCAGAGGATCGCCACCTTGGGCCAGAGGTTGGAGAAGAGCCGCGACCTGAGCCCCACCCTCTGCTCTTCCGGGGAGAGGGGCTGCAGCAGGGAGGTGAGTTTCTCGTGAAGTTCCGCGGCGGAGGCGACCGGCTGCAATTCGCCCCCTATGGAAAGGGAGACCTCCCCACGCTCCTCGGAAACCACCACGATGGCGGCGTCGGAGCGCTCCGACAAGCCGAGTGCTGCCCTGTGTCTCGTCCCCAGGTGCTGCGGCACCTCTGCGCTCACCGAAAGCGGCAGATGGCAGGAGGCAAGCGAGACCCTGCCGTCCTTGATCAGCACCGCTCCGTCATGCAGCGGCGAAGTGGGGATGAAGATGCTGCTGATCAACGAACCGCTCACCAGGGAATCCAGGGGAACGCCGTGCAGGATGTGGTCGTCCAAAAGCTCCTCGCGCTGGAAGACGACCAGCGCGCCGATGCG from Citrifermentans bremense harbors:
- the cdaA gene encoding diadenylate cyclase CdaA encodes the protein MLPQFRPQDIADILIMTFLVYQLYSWFKNSKALQVVLGLLFLGVIYFITKNLGLFMTSWILQELGTVLLVLLIVVFQAEIRQALYRFSLLRNFFDREENTLRIDLMEFSATVFSLASQRIGALVVFQREELLDDHILHGVPLDSLVSGSLISSIFIPTSPLHDGAVLIKDGRVSLASCHLPLSVSAEVPQHLGTRHRAALGLSERSDAAIVVVSEERGEVSLSIGGELQPVASAAELHEKLTSLLQPLSPEEQRVGLRSRLFSNLWPKVAILCTVVICWLLITFRQGEILTITAPVTFHNLPDTLTLTRSYPDQVDLQLKSFSNLVSPKQLDIVVDLDLSKVKEGNNSIQISKEQIKLPPGVVVVNMDRSLIRVTAERKPLKEENRRR